From a region of the Pseudodesulfovibrio senegalensis genome:
- the rplD gene encoding 50S ribosomal protein L4 — protein sequence MTKLSIFDQNKKEVGNIELAPEVFEVEIRPEILQLVVRAQLAAKRSGTHATKTRNTVRGGGRKPWRQKGTGRARAGSVRSPLWRGGAITFGPQPRSYEFKVNKKVRKLAMKMALSSRASENKLMVVKAIDMPEIKTRAFADVKKALGLEKALIVVKEADKNLALSARNIPGIKVVEAEKLNVYDVLLYPELVMLEGAAVDVQERLK from the coding sequence ATGACGAAACTGAGCATATTTGATCAGAACAAAAAGGAAGTGGGCAATATCGAGCTTGCTCCCGAGGTCTTCGAGGTCGAAATCCGGCCCGAGATCCTGCAGCTCGTCGTCAGGGCCCAGCTTGCTGCCAAGCGCAGCGGCACCCACGCCACCAAGACCCGTAATACGGTCCGTGGCGGTGGTCGCAAGCCCTGGCGCCAGAAAGGCACCGGACGCGCACGCGCCGGTTCCGTTCGCTCCCCGCTGTGGCGCGGCGGTGCCATCACCTTTGGCCCGCAGCCGCGCAGCTACGAATTCAAGGTCAACAAGAAGGTCCGCAAGCTGGCCATGAAAATGGCTTTGTCTTCCCGCGCATCGGAAAACAAGCTGATGGTCGTCAAGGCCATCGACATGCCCGAGATCAAGACCCGGGCCTTTGCCGATGTCAAGAAGGCTCTCGGACTGGAAAAAGCCTTGATTGTCGTGAAGGAAGCTGATAAAAATCTCGCTCTTTCTGCCAGGAATATTCCCGGCATCAAAGTTGTCGAGGCTGAGAAGCTTAATGTTTACGATGTACTGCTGTACCCCGAGCTGGTGATGCTTGAGGGTGCCGCCGTTGACGTACAGGAGAGGTTGAAATAG
- the rplW gene encoding 50S ribosomal protein L23: MDYSKILLKPVISEKATEAKEQANHVSFYVHPDANKVEVKKAVETAFDVKVESVNIIRKKALPRKRFGRVVGRESGYKKAMVKLVAGEKIEFFEGV; encoded by the coding sequence ATGGATTATTCCAAAATATTGCTTAAGCCGGTTATCTCCGAGAAGGCTACCGAAGCCAAGGAGCAGGCCAATCACGTCTCCTTTTACGTTCACCCCGATGCCAACAAGGTCGAGGTGAAGAAGGCCGTTGAAACCGCCTTCGACGTCAAGGTCGAGTCCGTGAACATCATTCGTAAAAAAGCACTGCCGCGCAAGCGCTTTGGTCGTGTGGTCGGACGCGAGTCCGGTTACAAGAAGGCCATGGTCAAGCTCGTGGCCGGTGAAAAAATCGAATTCTTCGAGGGAGTGTAA
- the rpsS gene encoding 30S ribosomal protein S19, giving the protein MPRSLKKGPFVDDHIIKKVSTAQENNDRRVIKTWSRRSTIIPEMVGMTFAVHNGRKFIPVFVTENMVGHKLGEFSPTRTYFGHAADKKKGK; this is encoded by the coding sequence ATGCCTAGGTCTCTCAAAAAAGGTCCTTTCGTGGACGACCACATCATCAAGAAGGTCTCCACGGCTCAGGAGAATAACGATCGCCGGGTCATCAAGACCTGGTCCCGCAGGTCCACCATCATTCCCGAGATGGTCGGCATGACCTTTGCCGTGCATAACGGTCGCAAGTTCATTCCCGTGTTCGTGACCGAGAACATGGTTGGCCACAAGCTTGGTGAGTTTTCTCCCACCAGGACGTATTTTGGCCATGCTGCCGACAAGAAGAAGGGTAAATAG
- the rpsG gene encoding 30S ribosomal protein S7: MPRKGPVPKRQILPDPVYGSKLITRFMNRLMLDGKKSTAERIFYQALNELADKTKEEPLKAFEKALDNVKPALEVKSRRVGGATYQVPMEVRPDRQVALAIRWLISYARNRGEKGMIARLSGELLDAFNNRGGAVKKREDTHKMAEANKAFAHYRW, from the coding sequence ATGCCTCGTAAAGGTCCAGTACCCAAGAGACAGATCCTTCCGGATCCTGTCTACGGCAGCAAGCTCATTACTCGTTTCATGAACCGTCTTATGCTTGACGGCAAAAAGAGCACTGCCGAAAGAATTTTCTATCAGGCTCTCAACGAATTGGCCGACAAGACCAAGGAAGAGCCCCTGAAGGCTTTCGAGAAGGCTTTGGACAACGTCAAGCCTGCTCTGGAAGTCAAATCCCGCCGCGTGGGTGGTGCCACCTACCAGGTGCCCATGGAAGTCCGCCCGGATCGTCAGGTTGCCCTGGCCATTCGCTGGCTCATTTCCTATGCACGCAACCGTGGTGAAAAGGGCATGATCGCACGCCTGTCCGGTGAACTGCTGGACGCCTTCAACAATCGTGGCGGAGCAGTAAAGAAACGGGAAGACACCCACAAAATGGCGGAAGCGAACAAAGCTTTCGCTCACTACCGCTGGTAG
- the rplB gene encoding 50S ribosomal protein L2 codes for MATRKLKPTSPGRRFQTISDFAEITRTTPEKSLTKGLTKKAGRNNNGRVTSRRRGGGVKRLYRMIDFKRNKLAVPAVVAQIEYDPNRSARIALLHYADGEKRYILCPVGLNRGDTIVAGEGADIKPGNALALKSIPTGTVVHNIELHPGRGGQFCRAAGTYAQLVAKEGKYALLRMPSGEVRKVLVTCMATVGQVGNIHHENISLGKAGRNRFLGRRPKVRGVAMNPIDHPLGGGEGRSSGGRHPVSPWGTPAKGYRTRNKKKASSKLIVKRRGQK; via the coding sequence ATGGCTACCCGCAAGCTGAAGCCGACTTCTCCGGGCCGCCGGTTCCAGACGATTTCCGATTTCGCGGAGATCACACGGACCACTCCCGAGAAGTCTCTGACCAAGGGCCTGACCAAGAAGGCAGGCAGGAACAACAACGGTCGCGTGACCTCCCGCCGTCGCGGCGGCGGTGTCAAGCGCCTGTACCGTATGATCGACTTCAAGCGTAACAAGCTGGCCGTGCCCGCTGTGGTTGCCCAGATCGAATACGATCCGAACCGCAGCGCCCGCATTGCCCTGCTGCATTATGCAGACGGCGAAAAGCGCTACATCCTGTGCCCTGTGGGCCTGAACCGTGGCGATACCATCGTCGCTGGCGAAGGTGCTGACATCAAGCCCGGCAATGCCCTGGCCTTGAAGAGCATCCCCACTGGTACCGTGGTGCACAACATCGAGCTGCACCCGGGCCGCGGCGGCCAGTTCTGCCGCGCTGCAGGGACGTATGCACAGCTCGTTGCAAAGGAAGGCAAGTACGCGCTTCTGCGCATGCCCTCCGGCGAAGTCCGCAAGGTGCTGGTCACCTGCATGGCCACCGTTGGCCAGGTGGGCAACATCCACCACGAAAACATCTCCCTGGGCAAGGCCGGACGCAATCGCTTCCTGGGCCGTCGTCCCAAAGTCCGTGGCGTGGCCATGAACCCCATCGATCACCCGCTCGGTGGTGGTGAAGGTCGTAGCTCCGGTGGTCGTCACCCGGTTTCCCCGTGGGGCACCCCGGCCAAGGGCTACAGAACCCGCAACAAGAAGAAAGCGTCTTCCAAGCTCATTGTGAAGCGTCGCGGACAGAAATAG
- the rplC gene encoding 50S ribosomal protein L3 — protein MAKNLGILGKKLGMTRVFREDGTVCPVTVIQAGPCPVMQVKTTDKEGYSAIQVGFDAIEERKVGKPQKGHQAKAGKGLFRHLKEFRLKDVSEYEVGSEITVDIFAPGEKVKVTGKSKGKGFQGVMKRWNFGGSRASHGAEKVHRSPGSVGNATFPGRVWKNKKMPGQMGNARVTVSNIEIVDVRPEENILVVKGQVPGPKGGMVMIRKNA, from the coding sequence ATGGCTAAGAATCTTGGTATACTCGGAAAGAAACTGGGCATGACCCGCGTGTTCAGGGAAGACGGTACCGTCTGCCCTGTGACCGTGATCCAGGCTGGTCCCTGCCCGGTGATGCAGGTCAAAACCACTGACAAGGAAGGCTATAGCGCCATCCAGGTCGGTTTTGACGCTATTGAGGAACGTAAGGTCGGCAAGCCGCAGAAAGGCCATCAGGCCAAGGCTGGCAAAGGCCTGTTCCGCCACCTCAAGGAATTTCGTCTCAAGGACGTTTCCGAATACGAGGTGGGCAGTGAAATCACTGTCGATATCTTCGCTCCCGGCGAAAAGGTCAAGGTGACCGGAAAGAGCAAGGGTAAAGGTTTCCAGGGCGTTATGAAGCGCTGGAACTTCGGTGGCTCGCGCGCATCCCATGGTGCGGAAAAGGTTCACCGCTCTCCCGGTTCCGTTGGTAACGCAACCTTCCCCGGCCGTGTCTGGAAGAACAAGAAGATGCCCGGCCAGATGGGAAATGCCCGCGTGACCGTTTCCAACATCGAGATCGTCGATGTCCGTCCTGAGGAGAACATCCTCGTGGTCAAGGGCCAGGTGCCCGGTCCCAAGGGCGGCATGGTAATGATCCGCAAAAACGCCTAA
- the rplV gene encoding 50S ribosomal protein L22: MEAKAVAKFIRVSARKTRIVAENIKGKPVEDALNILRFTPKKPAQILSKVLYSAVANAEQKPGVDVDALVVDKVIVNEGPTWKRIQPRAMGRAYRICKRTSHITIVVKEV, translated from the coding sequence ATGGAAGCTAAAGCAGTAGCAAAGTTCATCCGAGTGTCCGCACGTAAGACCCGCATCGTTGCCGAGAACATCAAGGGCAAGCCCGTTGAGGATGCCCTGAATATTCTGCGCTTCACGCCCAAGAAGCCCGCGCAGATCTTGAGCAAGGTTCTGTATTCCGCCGTTGCCAACGCGGAGCAGAAGCCGGGTGTCGACGTGGACGCTCTGGTTGTTGATAAAGTCATCGTCAATGAAGGACCGACCTGGAAACGCATCCAGCCTCGGGCCATGGGCCGCGCTTATCGCATTTGCAAGCGCACCAGCCACATAACCATAGTGGTCAAGGAAGTTTAG
- the rpoC gene encoding DNA-directed RNA polymerase subunit beta': MTLDDLFTLRGAPNAALAGKGLKAMQISIASPEKIREWSFGEVKKPETINYRTFKPERDGLFCAKIFGPVKDYECNCGKYKRMKHRGIVCEKCGVEVIASKVRRERMGHIELAAPVAHIWFLKTLPSKIGTLLDITMADLEKVLYFDSFIVLEPGETPLKKHQIISEDQYFQVIEHFGEDALEVGMGAETVRKLLEAIELESLRVELREESQSTRSQTKKKKLTKRLKVVEAFLESGNKPEWMIMEVIPVIPPELRPLVPLDGGRFATSDLNDLYRRVINRNNRLKRLLELGAPEIIIRNEKRMLQESVDALFDNGRRGRAITGTNGRPLKSLSDMIKGKQGRFRQNLLGKRVDYSGRSVIVVGPKLKLHQCGLPKKMALELFKPFIYAELERREIATTIKSAKKMVEREDLVVWEILEDVIREYPIMLNRAPTLHRLGIQAFEPQLVEGKAIQLHPLVCSAYNADFDGDQMAVHVPLSVEAQIECRVLMMSSNNILSPSNGTPIINPSQDIVLGLYYLTVPRSFEPGEGMIFSDTSEVIAAVDAGVTALHARIKVRMHGELVETTAGRVIVGEILPAKLPFDMVNCVLNKKNIAALVSGAYRLAGTKATVILCDRLKDVGYEYATRAGVTIAVKDLQIPEAKKTLLAKAHAEVEQIESQFADSIITRTEKYNKVVDVWTKTTNDVSNEMMKDISVDEVEDPVTGKTESNSSFNSIYMMATSGARGNQDQMRQLAGMRGLMAKPSGEIIETPITASFREGLSVLQYFTSTHGARKGLADTALKTANSGYLTRRLVDVVQDVTVSELDCGTVDGLEIGHLVKGGEIKMRLAERVLGRVTLFDIFDEDTGELIVPANSLIDEHYAGLIEKHGVNSMTMRSVLTCKSKHGVCAKCYGRDLARGHLVNVGETVGIIAAQSIGEPGTQLTMRTFHIGGTASKEIEQSAIQSQHQGKVVFSRMRTVVNRDGQTMVIGKSCQVGIVDEQGREREKYVLPSGARLMVSDGQDIKKGTALAEWEPFMEPFIVDVKGRVRFHDIIEGKTVQEDRTQRSMLTVMEYRTTNFKPAVSIVDEDGNVLVRPDSSAPATFQMPVGAILMVKDGQDVEAGDVIARKPRESSKTKDIVGGLPRVAELFEVRKPKDLGVCSEIDGICSYGPDTKGKRKIIVTPEVGDSKEYLIPKGRHITVTEGDFVESGDLLTEGNPELHDILKIKGEKHLARYLVEEIQDVYRFQGVGINDKHIEIIVRQMLKKVSIIDPGETTFLMGEQVDKQRFMDENHRAVQEGLQPAVAEPLVLGITQASLSTDSFISAASFQETTKVLTEAALKGKADHLRGLKENVIVGRLVPAGTGFRKYEESTITVPEQPERPDKFLEELEDQPLLVENQ, encoded by the coding sequence ATGACGTTGGACGATCTGTTCACTCTGCGCGGAGCCCCCAATGCCGCTCTGGCAGGCAAGGGCCTCAAGGCGATGCAAATCTCCATCGCCTCCCCGGAAAAAATCAGGGAGTGGTCTTTCGGCGAGGTCAAAAAGCCGGAAACCATCAACTACCGTACGTTCAAGCCTGAGCGTGACGGTCTTTTCTGCGCCAAGATTTTTGGTCCGGTCAAGGACTACGAATGCAACTGCGGCAAGTACAAGCGCATGAAGCATCGCGGCATCGTCTGCGAAAAGTGCGGCGTCGAGGTTATCGCCTCCAAGGTTCGCCGCGAGCGCATGGGCCATATCGAACTGGCCGCGCCCGTTGCCCATATCTGGTTTCTGAAAACACTGCCCTCCAAGATCGGTACCCTGCTGGATATCACCATGGCCGATCTGGAAAAGGTTCTGTACTTTGACTCGTTCATCGTTCTTGAGCCCGGCGAAACCCCGCTGAAGAAGCATCAGATCATTTCGGAAGACCAGTACTTCCAGGTGATCGAACACTTCGGTGAAGATGCCCTTGAAGTGGGCATGGGGGCGGAAACCGTCCGCAAGCTGCTGGAAGCCATCGAACTGGAAAGCCTGCGCGTTGAATTGCGCGAGGAATCCCAGAGCACGCGCTCCCAGACCAAGAAGAAAAAACTGACCAAGCGCCTCAAGGTTGTGGAGGCATTCCTGGAATCCGGCAACAAGCCCGAGTGGATGATCATGGAAGTGATTCCGGTCATTCCGCCCGAGCTGCGCCCGCTGGTTCCCCTGGATGGTGGCCGTTTCGCCACATCGGACCTCAACGACCTGTACCGCCGCGTGATCAACCGCAACAACCGTCTCAAGCGTTTGCTGGAACTCGGCGCTCCCGAGATCATCATCCGCAACGAAAAGCGCATGTTGCAGGAATCCGTGGACGCGCTGTTCGACAACGGCCGCCGCGGCCGCGCCATCACCGGCACCAACGGTCGTCCGCTCAAGTCCCTGTCCGACATGATCAAGGGCAAGCAGGGCCGTTTCCGTCAGAACCTGCTCGGCAAGCGCGTGGACTACTCCGGCCGTTCCGTCATCGTTGTCGGTCCCAAGCTCAAGCTGCACCAGTGCGGCCTGCCCAAGAAGATGGCGCTGGAGCTTTTCAAGCCGTTCATCTATGCGGAGCTGGAGCGGCGTGAAATCGCCACCACCATCAAGTCGGCCAAGAAGATGGTCGAACGTGAAGACCTGGTGGTCTGGGAAATTCTCGAGGACGTGATTCGCGAGTATCCCATCATGCTCAACCGCGCACCGACCCTGCACCGCCTCGGCATTCAGGCTTTCGAGCCGCAGCTTGTCGAGGGCAAGGCCATCCAGCTGCACCCGTTGGTCTGTTCCGCATACAACGCGGACTTCGACGGTGACCAGATGGCCGTTCACGTGCCGCTTTCCGTGGAAGCGCAGATTGAATGCCGCGTGTTGATGATGAGCTCCAACAACATTCTCAGCCCGTCCAACGGCACGCCCATCATCAACCCCTCGCAGGATATCGTGCTCGGTCTGTATTATCTGACCGTACCGCGCTCCTTCGAGCCGGGCGAGGGCATGATCTTCTCGGATACGAGCGAAGTCATCGCCGCTGTGGACGCCGGGGTCACCGCGCTGCACGCACGCATCAAGGTGCGCATGCATGGCGAGCTGGTGGAAACCACCGCTGGCCGCGTGATCGTGGGCGAGATTCTGCCCGCCAAGCTGCCGTTCGACATGGTCAACTGCGTCTTGAACAAGAAAAATATTGCCGCACTGGTTTCAGGGGCCTACCGTTTGGCCGGAACCAAGGCCACGGTTATCCTTTGCGACCGCCTCAAGGACGTGGGTTACGAGTACGCGACCCGCGCGGGCGTGACCATCGCGGTAAAGGACCTGCAGATCCCCGAGGCCAAGAAGACTCTGCTGGCCAAGGCTCACGCCGAAGTGGAGCAGATCGAAAGCCAGTTTGCGGACAGCATCATTACCCGCACGGAAAAATACAACAAGGTTGTTGACGTCTGGACCAAAACCACCAACGACGTCTCCAACGAAATGATGAAGGACATCTCGGTGGATGAAGTGGAAGATCCGGTCACCGGAAAGACCGAATCCAACTCCAGCTTCAACTCCATCTACATGATGGCCACCTCGGGTGCTCGAGGCAACCAGGACCAGATGCGCCAGCTCGCGGGCATGCGCGGTCTGATGGCCAAGCCTTCGGGCGAGATCATCGAGACGCCCATCACCGCGTCCTTCCGTGAAGGTCTGTCCGTGCTCCAGTACTTCACATCCACGCACGGCGCTCGTAAGGGCCTTGCGGATACCGCGCTCAAGACCGCAAACTCCGGTTACCTGACCCGTCGCCTCGTGGACGTGGTGCAGGACGTGACCGTTTCCGAACTGGATTGCGGTACCGTGGACGGCCTTGAAATCGGCCACCTCGTCAAGGGTGGCGAAATCAAGATGCGCCTTGCCGAGCGCGTTCTCGGTCGCGTTACCCTCTTCGACATCTTCGACGAGGACACCGGAGAGCTCATCGTTCCGGCCAACTCGCTCATCGACGAACATTACGCGGGCCTCATCGAAAAGCACGGCGTGAATTCCATGACCATGCGTTCGGTGCTGACCTGCAAGAGCAAGCACGGCGTCTGCGCCAAGTGCTACGGGCGTGACCTGGCTCGCGGCCATCTGGTCAACGTGGGCGAGACCGTGGGTATCATCGCGGCACAGTCCATTGGTGAACCCGGAACCCAGCTGACAATGCGTACCTTCCACATCGGTGGTACCGCATCCAAGGAAATCGAACAGTCCGCCATTCAGTCGCAGCATCAGGGCAAGGTCGTGTTCTCGCGCATGCGCACGGTCGTGAACCGTGACGGCCAGACCATGGTCATCGGCAAGAGCTGCCAGGTGGGCATCGTGGACGAACAGGGCCGCGAACGTGAAAAGTACGTGCTGCCTTCGGGTGCGCGTCTCATGGTTTCGGACGGTCAGGATATCAAGAAAGGCACTGCGCTGGCTGAATGGGAACCGTTCATGGAACCCTTTATCGTCGACGTCAAGGGCCGTGTCCGCTTCCACGATATCATCGAAGGAAAGACCGTGCAGGAGGACCGCACCCAGCGTTCCATGCTCACGGTCATGGAATACAGGACCACCAACTTCAAGCCGGCCGTTTCCATCGTGGACGAGGACGGCAACGTTCTGGTCCGTCCGGATTCCTCGGCCCCGGCAACCTTCCAGATGCCTGTGGGCGCGATCCTCATGGTCAAGGACGGGCAGGATGTTGAGGCCGGTGACGTCATCGCACGTAAACCGCGTGAATCGTCCAAGACCAAAGACATCGTCGGTGGTCTGCCGCGCGTTGCCGAACTCTTTGAAGTGCGCAAGCCCAAGGATTTGGGCGTGTGCTCGGAAATCGACGGCATCTGCTCGTATGGTCCGGACACCAAGGGCAAGCGCAAGATCATCGTTACCCCGGAAGTGGGCGATTCCAAGGAATATCTCATTCCCAAGGGCCGCCACATCACGGTCACGGAGGGAGACTTTGTTGAGTCGGGAGACCTGCTCACCGAAGGCAACCCCGAACTGCATGACATCCTCAAGATCAAGGGCGAGAAGCACCTGGCCCGTTATCTTGTGGAAGAAATTCAGGATGTGTACCGTTTCCAGGGCGTCGGCATCAACGACAAGCACATCGAGATCATCGTCCGCCAGATGCTGAAAAAGGTCAGCATCATCGATCCGGGCGAAACCACGTTCCTGATGGGCGAGCAGGTGGACAAGCAGCGCTTCATGGACGAGAACCATCGTGCCGTGCAGGAAGGGCTCCAGCCCGCCGTGGCCGAACCGCTGGTTCTGGGTATCACGCAGGCTTCCCTGTCCACGGACTCCTTCATCTCGGCCGCGTCGTTCCAGGAGACCACCAAGGTGCTCACCGAGGCTGCGCTCAAAGGCAAGGCCGACCACCTTCGCGGACTCAAGGAAAACGTAATCGTTGGTCGTTTGGTCCCGGCAGGAACCGGATTCCGCAAGTATGAGGAATCCACCATCACGGTTCCCGAACAGCCGGAACGTCCGGACAAGTTCTTGGAAGAATTGGAAGATCAGCCGCTGCTCGTGGAAAACCAGTAG
- the fusA gene encoding elongation factor G, which translates to MPRQVPREKQRNIGIMAHIDAGKTTTTERILFYTGVSHKIGEVHDGEATMDWMVQEQERGITITSAATTCFWRDHRVNIIDTPGHVDFTMEVERALRVLDGCVAVFDSVAGVEPQSETVWRQADRYSVPRIAFVNKMDRIGADFFRCVDMMKTRLGSKAVPLQLPIGAEDEFVGVVDLISGKALVYDESHKLGTEYIEQDIPADLQEQYELYRGELIEAIAEEDEELLEKYLGGEELTEDELRNGVRTATNSLTICPVLCGTAFRNKGVQPLLDAIVDYLPSPLDIEIMTGINPDNGEEIECPCDDDKPLAALGFKLATDPFVGHLTFLRIYSGVIRSGDTVMNGASGKKERIGRLLKMHANKREEIKEAYAGDIVAAVGLKNVATGDTLAELKKPIVLESLDVPEPVIEVAIEPKTKADRDLLTNSLAKLAKEDPSFRVKSDDETGQTLIAGMGELHLEIIVDRLLREFNVNANVGAPRVAYRETITKATKADFKHAKQSGGRGQYGHVVIEVEPNPEKGYEFADEIKGGVIPKEYIPSIDKGIQDAMKAGVVAGYPVVDLKVKLVFGSYHDVDSSEQAFYIAGSQAIKEACRQAGGVLLEPIMSVEAVTPEEYLGDVIGDLNGRRGRVGEMEARTGVQVVRCFVPLSEMFGYATDLRSRTQGRATFSMQFDHYEQVPASLAEEIVKKQ; encoded by the coding sequence GTGCCCAGACAGGTACCCAGAGAAAAACAGCGCAATATTGGTATCATGGCCCACATCGATGCGGGCAAGACTACCACGACTGAGCGCATTCTGTTTTATACCGGTGTGTCCCACAAAATCGGTGAAGTCCATGACGGCGAAGCCACCATGGACTGGATGGTTCAGGAACAGGAACGCGGCATCACCATTACGTCTGCCGCCACCACCTGCTTCTGGCGCGACCATCGCGTCAACATCATCGACACCCCGGGTCACGTTGACTTTACCATGGAAGTCGAACGCGCCCTGCGCGTGCTCGACGGTTGTGTGGCTGTTTTCGACTCCGTTGCCGGTGTCGAACCCCAGTCCGAAACCGTCTGGCGCCAGGCGGACCGTTACTCGGTCCCCCGCATCGCGTTCGTCAACAAGATGGACCGCATCGGCGCGGACTTCTTCCGTTGCGTGGACATGATGAAGACCAGGCTCGGCTCCAAGGCCGTGCCCCTTCAGCTGCCCATCGGCGCGGAAGACGAGTTCGTCGGCGTTGTGGACCTGATTTCCGGCAAGGCCCTCGTGTACGACGAGTCCCACAAGCTGGGCACCGAGTACATTGAGCAGGATATTCCCGCCGACCTTCAGGAACAGTATGAACTGTACCGCGGTGAGCTTATCGAAGCCATTGCCGAAGAAGACGAGGAATTGCTTGAAAAGTACCTCGGCGGCGAAGAGTTGACCGAAGACGAACTCAGGAACGGCGTGCGCACGGCTACCAACAGCCTGACCATTTGTCCGGTCCTGTGCGGCACCGCGTTCCGCAACAAGGGTGTGCAGCCGCTGCTGGACGCCATTGTGGACTACCTGCCGTCTCCGCTGGACATCGAGATCATGACCGGTATCAATCCGGACAACGGCGAAGAAATCGAGTGCCCGTGCGACGACGACAAGCCGCTTGCCGCCCTTGGCTTCAAGCTGGCCACCGACCCGTTCGTCGGTCATCTGACCTTCCTGCGCATTTATTCCGGTGTCATCCGCAGCGGTGACACGGTCATGAACGGTGCCTCCGGCAAGAAGGAGCGTATCGGCCGCCTGTTGAAGATGCACGCCAACAAGCGTGAGGAAATCAAGGAAGCTTACGCGGGCGACATCGTTGCCGCCGTCGGACTCAAGAACGTTGCAACCGGTGACACGCTGGCCGAGCTCAAGAAGCCCATCGTGCTGGAGTCCCTGGACGTTCCGGAGCCGGTCATCGAGGTGGCCATCGAGCCCAAGACCAAGGCGGACCGCGACCTGCTGACCAACTCCCTGGCCAAGCTGGCCAAGGAAGACCCCAGCTTCCGCGTCAAGAGCGACGATGAAACCGGGCAGACCCTTATCGCCGGCATGGGCGAACTGCACCTGGAAATCATCGTTGACCGCCTGCTGCGCGAATTCAACGTCAACGCCAACGTGGGCGCACCCCGCGTTGCCTACCGCGAAACCATCACCAAGGCTACCAAGGCGGACTTCAAGCACGCCAAGCAGTCGGGTGGTCGCGGTCAGTACGGTCACGTTGTCATCGAAGTCGAACCCAACCCGGAAAAGGGTTACGAGTTCGCCGACGAGATCAAGGGCGGCGTGATTCCCAAGGAGTACATACCCTCTATTGACAAGGGTATTCAGGACGCCATGAAGGCCGGTGTTGTTGCCGGCTATCCCGTGGTGGACCTCAAGGTCAAGCTGGTGTTCGGTTCGTATCACGACGTGGACTCCAGTGAGCAGGCTTTCTACATTGCCGGTTCTCAGGCAATCAAGGAAGCATGCCGCCAGGCCGGCGGCGTATTGCTCGAACCCATCATGTCCGTGGAAGCGGTCACCCCCGAGGAATACCTCGGCGACGTGATCGGCGACCTCAACGGCCGCCGCGGCCGCGTGGGCGAAATGGAAGCCCGCACGGGCGTTCAGGTCGTCCGGTGCTTTGTGCCTCTGTCCGAAATGTTCGGATACGCCACCGACCTCAGGTCGCGCACCCAGGGCCGCGCCACGTTCTCGATGCAGTTCGATCACTACGAGCAGGTTCCGGCCAGCTTGGCTGAAGAGATAGTTAAGAAACAATAG
- the rpsJ gene encoding 30S ribosomal protein S10 encodes MASMTSDRIRIKLKAYDYRILDKAVTEIVDTARNTGAAIAGPIPLPTNIHRTTVQKSVHVDKKSREQFEMRIHKRLLDILEPTQQTVDALGKLSLPAGVDVEIKL; translated from the coding sequence ATGGCTTCCATGACGAGCGATCGGATCAGGATTAAGCTCAAGGCTTATGATTACCGCATTCTGGACAAGGCGGTGACCGAGATCGTTGATACCGCGCGCAATACCGGCGCGGCTATCGCCGGCCCCATCCCGCTTCCGACGAATATTCATCGGACCACCGTCCAGAAGTCCGTGCATGTGGACAAGAAGTCCCGCGAACAGTTCGAGATGCGCATTCACAAGCGGCTGCTGGACATCCTGGAACCGACCCAGCAGACCGTCGATGCCCTCGGTAAACTGTCCCTGCCTGCCGGCGTGGACGTTGAAATCAAGCTGTAG
- the rpsL gene encoding 30S ribosomal protein S12, whose amino-acid sequence MPTINQLVRKQRKLQVKRKKTRALQQCPQRRGVCTRVYTTTPKKPNSALRKVARVRLTNGIEVTAYIGGEGHNLQEHSVVLIRGGRVKDLPGVRYHIIRGSLDTAGVDDRRRGRSKYGAKKPK is encoded by the coding sequence ATGCCCACCATTAACCAGCTTGTGAGAAAGCAGCGTAAGCTGCAGGTCAAGCGCAAGAAAACCCGTGCTCTGCAGCAGTGCCCCCAGCGCCGCGGCGTGTGCACCAGGGTTTACACCACGACCCCCAAGAAGCCGAACTCCGCGCTTCGTAAGGTCGCTCGTGTGCGTCTGACCAATGGAATCGAAGTTACCGCCTACATCGGCGGTGAAGGCCACAACCTGCAGGAACACTCCGTGGTGCTGATCCGCGGTGGTCGTGTCAAGGACTTGCCCGGTGTGCGTTATCACATCATCCGCGGCTCCCTTGATACCGCCGGTGTCGATGATCGTCGTCGCGGCCGTTCCAAGTACGGTGCCAAGAAGCCCAAATAG